A genomic region of uncultured Roseibium sp. contains the following coding sequences:
- a CDS encoding alpha/beta hydrolase, which produces MPYVDLDGVGISYLDEGAGDPILLIHGFASNKSVNWQYPGWVELLVKDGRRVIAIDNRGHGESEKLYDPADYGAPLMAEDAKNLLDHLDIEQADIMGYSMGARISAFLTLNHPGKVRRAIFSGLGYGMVTGVGDPEPIASALETDRIQDISDRTGRAFRAFADQTGSDRLALAACMRSSRQKISEDDVSQITQPVLVAVGTKDDIAGSPHKLAELIPHSEVLEIPGRDHMVAVGDKVHKQGVLAFLNNIEA; this is translated from the coding sequence ATGCCGTATGTCGATCTGGATGGTGTCGGGATTTCCTATCTCGACGAAGGGGCCGGGGACCCGATCCTGCTCATTCACGGGTTCGCATCGAACAAGTCGGTCAACTGGCAGTATCCGGGATGGGTGGAGCTTCTGGTCAAGGACGGCAGGCGCGTCATCGCGATCGACAACCGGGGCCACGGCGAGAGTGAAAAACTCTACGACCCGGCGGACTACGGCGCACCGCTGATGGCCGAGGACGCGAAGAACCTGCTCGACCACCTGGACATCGAACAGGCGGACATCATGGGATACTCCATGGGCGCCCGGATCTCGGCCTTTCTGACGCTCAATCATCCCGGCAAGGTCCGCAGGGCGATCTTCAGCGGGCTCGGCTACGGCATGGTCACCGGGGTAGGCGATCCGGAGCCGATTGCCTCCGCACTCGAGACGGACCGGATACAGGACATCTCCGATCGCACCGGCAGGGCCTTCAGGGCCTTTGCCGATCAGACCGGGTCCGACAGGCTGGCACTGGCGGCCTGCATGCGGTCCTCGAGGCAGAAGATCAGCGAGGATGATGTTTCGCAGATCACGCAGCCCGTGCTCGTTGCCGTCGGCACGAAAGACGACATTGCCGGATCACCGCACAAGCTTGCAGAACTGATCCCGCATTCGGAGGTTCTGGAAATACCGGGGCGGGACCATATGGTGGCGGTCGGCGACAAGGTCCACAAACAGGGCGTTCTGGCCTTCCTGAACAACATAGAGGCCTGA
- the cysE gene encoding serine O-acetyltransferase, which translates to MSAPITKSGLKHVPTHDPVWQQLRDEAQQMVAAEPALSSFVYETVLNHDSLEEAVLHRLGDRLGRDVVSASLIRQTYLEALADEPELAKIFRVDIVAVFDRDPACFRYLEPVLYFKGFHGLQTHRLANWLWRKGRRDFALYLQSRASEVFQIDIHPAVPVGRGIFIDHGTGIVVGGTAAIGDDVSILQGVTLGGTGKEGGDRHPKIRHGVLIGAGAKVLGNLEIGHCSRIAAGSVVLADVPENTTVAGVPARIVGKAGCSEPARSMNQLLGDS; encoded by the coding sequence ATGTCGGCACCGATTACCAAGTCCGGCCTGAAACACGTTCCGACCCATGATCCGGTCTGGCAGCAATTGCGCGATGAAGCTCAGCAGATGGTTGCCGCAGAGCCGGCCCTGTCTTCCTTCGTCTATGAAACCGTGCTCAATCACGACAGCCTGGAAGAGGCAGTCCTTCATCGACTGGGGGACAGGCTCGGACGCGACGTCGTGTCGGCGTCGCTTATCCGGCAGACCTATCTTGAAGCGCTTGCCGACGAACCTGAACTTGCCAAGATTTTCCGCGTCGACATCGTCGCAGTGTTCGACAGGGATCCGGCCTGCTTCCGCTACCTGGAGCCCGTGCTCTATTTCAAGGGGTTCCACGGCTTGCAGACGCACCGCCTGGCCAACTGGCTCTGGCGCAAGGGCCGCAGGGATTTCGCGCTCTATCTGCAGAGCAGGGCTTCGGAAGTTTTCCAGATCGACATTCATCCGGCGGTTCCCGTCGGGCGGGGTATCTTCATCGACCACGGCACCGGTATCGTCGTCGGCGGAACCGCGGCAATCGGCGACGATGTCTCCATTCTTCAGGGCGTTACGCTCGGTGGTACGGGAAAGGAGGGTGGCGATCGTCATCCGAAGATCCGTCACGGTGTGTTGATCGGCGCCGGGGCAAAGGTCCTCGGAAACCTCGAAATCGGTCATTGTTCACGCATTGCAGCCGGATCCGTGGTGCTCGCGGATGTGCCCGAGAACACCACGGTTGCTGGTGTTCCTGCCCGGATTGTCGGCAAGGCGGGGTGCTCCGAACCGGCGCGCAGCATGAACCAGTTGCTCGGCGACAGCTGA
- a CDS encoding PAS domain-containing protein translates to MTQTLYSYWDNLRGTRPAPNRSEVDPGEIRALLGDTFILETKGAQDVRYRLAGTRLCSAHCRELKGRNFLRGWSTKDREALESLVAAITEDAAAAVIGVSGHTERNQELHMEMLLLPLNVPGEGRIRILGSCTPMDKPYWIGLHPILNQSINSLRLVWPDERPFFMDSTNAVNPILPRFTAEGMNMPAPPLPQGAERKVGHLTVYSGGKS, encoded by the coding sequence GTGACACAGACACTTTATTCTTATTGGGACAACCTGCGCGGTACACGCCCCGCACCCAACCGCAGCGAAGTTGATCCGGGTGAGATCAGGGCCCTTCTGGGCGATACCTTCATCCTGGAAACGAAGGGCGCTCAGGATGTGCGTTACCGCCTTGCTGGCACGCGCCTGTGTTCCGCGCATTGCCGCGAGTTGAAGGGCCGCAACTTTCTGCGCGGCTGGAGCACGAAAGACAGGGAGGCCCTTGAAAGCCTCGTGGCCGCCATTACCGAGGATGCCGCGGCCGCTGTCATTGGCGTGAGCGGCCATACCGAAAGAAATCAGGAACTGCACATGGAAATGCTGCTGCTGCCCCTGAACGTTCCGGGCGAAGGCCGGATCCGGATCCTGGGAAGTTGCACACCGATGGACAAGCCCTACTGGATCGGGCTGCACCCGATATTGAACCAGTCCATCAACAGTCTCAGGCTCGTCTGGCCGGATGAGCGGCCGTTCTTCATGGATTCGACAAATGCAGTGAACCCGATTCTTCCGCGTTTCACGGCCGAGGGCATGAACATGCCGGCTCCGCCACTGCCACAGGGAGCCGAACGCAAGGTCGGGCACCTGACAGTGTATAGTGGCGGAAAGTCCTGA
- a CDS encoding enoyl-CoA hydratase-related protein, which yields MPGATEPLNPALNIHGMVAELVLTAPERKNALSLAAWTRIPAVLQELTDIPDVRVCIVRGEGGKSFCAGADISEFEAIRSTKDSALRYDEINVAAFNALKSLQIPVIAAIEGPCLGGGLGLALACDLRIASRSAFFGIPAARLGLAYPPEALSDLLEAVSPSNAKRILFTGDRIAAEEALQMGLINETVAPSDLEERINTLCDAIVSHAPLSIWAAKRAVNDMSAKAASYPEQHRQNAQICIESSDYREGCRAFLEKRLPEFTGS from the coding sequence ATGCCCGGTGCCACCGAACCGCTCAATCCCGCATTGAACATTCACGGCATGGTCGCGGAACTTGTTCTGACCGCACCGGAGCGCAAGAACGCGCTGTCGCTGGCTGCCTGGACACGCATCCCGGCCGTACTTCAGGAACTGACGGATATTCCCGACGTCAGGGTATGCATCGTCCGGGGCGAAGGCGGAAAAAGCTTCTGCGCGGGTGCGGATATCTCCGAATTTGAAGCAATCCGGTCAACGAAGGACAGCGCTCTGCGCTATGACGAGATCAACGTGGCCGCCTTCAATGCCCTGAAATCTCTACAGATCCCCGTTATAGCGGCCATCGAAGGACCGTGCCTGGGAGGTGGTCTCGGCCTAGCCCTCGCCTGCGATCTGCGGATCGCGTCGCGATCTGCCTTTTTCGGAATTCCGGCGGCAAGGCTGGGGCTGGCCTATCCTCCCGAAGCCCTGTCGGATCTCCTGGAGGCTGTCTCTCCCTCCAACGCCAAGCGCATTCTATTCACCGGTGACCGCATTGCAGCGGAAGAGGCTCTCCAGATGGGCTTGATCAACGAAACAGTAGCCCCCTCCGATCTTGAAGAACGGATCAACACGCTTTGCGACGCGATCGTCTCGCACGCACCGCTCTCAATCTGGGCGGCGAAACGCGCGGTGAACGACATGAGTGCGAAGGCTGCCTCGTACCCCGAACAACACCGTCAGAACGCTCAGATCTGCATTGAAAGTTCGGACTACAGGGAGGGCTGCCGCGCATTTCTGGAAAAGCGTCTCCCGGAATTCACTGGGAGCTGA
- a CDS encoding transglutaminase-like cysteine peptidase, giving the protein MKLLGNILAAAAVFLAGTVTGTAAYADPGRFMDMNAPVKAPIGHTQFCRDNSWACPDESYKAVVVKLDEARWKQLIAINADVNRRVRPMTDDDLFGKVEHWSYPVNGYGDCEEYVLEKQRVLIEAGWPKSALLITVAKDIDNAGHAVLTVRTDHGDMILDNQIEAVLPWYSTPYRYIKRQSASSPVRWTGISDTRVTTVSSVSR; this is encoded by the coding sequence ATGAAATTACTTGGAAACATACTTGCTGCAGCGGCAGTCTTTCTTGCAGGAACAGTAACGGGAACGGCCGCATATGCCGACCCTGGCCGCTTCATGGACATGAACGCACCTGTGAAGGCGCCGATCGGGCACACGCAGTTTTGCCGCGACAACAGTTGGGCCTGCCCGGACGAGAGCTACAAGGCTGTCGTCGTGAAGCTGGACGAAGCCCGCTGGAAACAGTTGATCGCAATCAACGCCGACGTCAACAGACGCGTACGCCCGATGACGGACGACGATCTCTTCGGCAAGGTCGAACACTGGTCGTATCCCGTGAACGGCTATGGCGACTGCGAGGAATACGTGCTTGAGAAACAACGTGTCCTGATCGAGGCCGGGTGGCCGAAAAGCGCACTGCTGATCACCGTCGCCAAGGATATCGACAACGCCGGTCATGCTGTTCTGACCGTGCGCACCGATCATGGCGATATGATCCTCGATAACCAGATCGAGGCCGTTCTGCCCTGGTACTCGACGCCTTACCGCTACATCAAGCGTCAATCCGCAAGCTCGCCTGTCCGGTGGACCGGCATTTCAGACACGCGCGTCACCACGGTCAGCAGCGTGTCAAGATAA
- a CDS encoding competence/damage-inducible protein A → MTGHKADDVVTAAFLVIGDEILSGRTKDKNIGFVADYMTSLGIDLKEVRVVPDEQQEIVSAVNALRARYDYVFTSGGIGPTHDDITAESVAAAFDVPLNLDPRAVAIMEKHYQPGQFTPARQRMARIPEGADLIENKVSKAPGFRIENVHVMAGVPSIMQAMMDAIAPTLKTGKKMLSKTVAADMPESRIADRLAAIQQAHPQTLIGSYPNASDGKFTTQIVIRSRDEAVLNAAESDVARAVAEILDT, encoded by the coding sequence ATGACCGGTCATAAGGCAGATGATGTCGTAACCGCCGCATTTCTGGTCATCGGAGACGAAATCCTCTCCGGCCGCACGAAAGACAAGAATATCGGTTTCGTGGCCGACTACATGACCTCGCTCGGCATCGATCTGAAAGAAGTGCGCGTCGTGCCCGACGAACAGCAGGAAATCGTCTCCGCGGTCAATGCGCTTCGTGCAAGATACGACTACGTCTTCACCTCCGGCGGCATCGGACCGACCCATGACGACATCACGGCGGAAAGTGTGGCTGCGGCCTTTGATGTTCCCCTGAACCTTGATCCGCGCGCGGTCGCCATCATGGAAAAGCATTATCAGCCGGGCCAGTTCACCCCGGCCCGTCAGCGCATGGCCCGCATTCCCGAGGGTGCCGACCTGATCGAGAACAAGGTTTCCAAGGCGCCGGGTTTCCGGATCGAAAACGTACACGTGATGGCCGGTGTCCCCTCCATCATGCAGGCAATGATGGACGCGATCGCGCCAACTCTGAAAACCGGCAAGAAAATGCTTTCGAAAACCGTCGCTGCCGACATGCCCGAGAGCCGGATCGCCGACAGGCTAGCTGCGATCCAGCAAGCCCATCCGCAAACCCTGATCGGGTCCTATCCGAATGCCTCGGATGGAAAATTCACCACCCAGATTGTCATCCGTTCTCGCGACGAAGCCGTGTTGAATGCAGCAGAAAGCGATGTTGCACGGGCCGTTGCCGAGATCCTGGACACATAG
- a CDS encoding DUF3126 family protein: MKPDEIRKIEAYLRMKFELPSLQVRARPRKDDSAEVYIGEEFIGVIFRDDEDEDLSWNFQMAILEIDLDEV; encoded by the coding sequence GTGAAACCCGATGAAATCCGCAAGATCGAAGCTTACCTGCGCATGAAGTTCGAGTTGCCGAGCCTTCAGGTGCGGGCGAGACCGCGCAAGGACGATTCCGCAGAGGTCTATATCGGGGAAGAGTTCATCGGCGTCATCTTCCGCGACGACGAAGACGAAGACCTGAGCTGGAATTTCCAGATGGCGATTCTGGAAATCGACCTCGACGAAGTCTAA
- a CDS encoding alpha/beta hydrolase, producing MGPKRVEFQGAEKNILVADRYGVGDQPVVMLHGGGQTRHSWDAAAVRIAELGHPVYVLDQRGHGESDWVASENYLFSDFALDLVAVTRQVVALHKARPVVVGASLGGFAGMLAEGQENPGGFSALVLVDITPRVDLGGVSKIIGFMGDRVEEGFADVEEAAEAISRYLPNRARPKDLSGLSKNLRLHGDGRYRWHWDPAFLKSRQNRDQSVAEEVQAKMVAAAGNLSLPVLLVRGRNSELVSMDHVNEFLELVPHARFTDIQDAGHMVAGDRNDVFASAVEDFLVDLRSGAEQA from the coding sequence ATGGGACCGAAGCGCGTGGAATTTCAGGGGGCGGAAAAGAATATCCTGGTTGCGGACCGGTACGGAGTGGGCGACCAGCCTGTCGTGATGCTTCACGGCGGCGGTCAGACCCGGCACTCCTGGGACGCAGCGGCGGTGAGGATCGCCGAACTCGGGCATCCGGTTTACGTACTGGACCAGCGCGGCCACGGCGAGAGCGACTGGGTCGCATCCGAAAACTATCTCTTTTCAGATTTTGCCCTCGATCTCGTCGCCGTGACACGCCAGGTCGTGGCGCTCCACAAGGCCAGGCCGGTTGTTGTCGGCGCGTCGCTTGGCGGTTTTGCCGGAATGCTGGCCGAGGGGCAGGAAAATCCGGGCGGGTTTTCGGCGCTCGTTCTTGTCGACATCACGCCGCGCGTCGATCTTGGCGGCGTCAGCAAGATCATCGGGTTCATGGGAGACCGTGTTGAAGAAGGCTTTGCGGATGTGGAGGAGGCGGCGGAAGCCATCTCACGCTATCTGCCCAACAGGGCCCGGCCAAAGGACCTTTCCGGCCTGTCGAAGAACCTGCGCCTGCATGGTGACGGCCGCTATCGCTGGCACTGGGACCCGGCCTTCCTGAAATCGCGCCAGAACAGGGATCAAAGCGTGGCCGAGGAGGTTCAGGCGAAAATGGTGGCGGCAGCCGGCAACCTTTCCCTGCCGGTGCTTCTCGTTCGCGGCCGGAACTCTGAGCTTGTCTCGATGGACCATGTGAACGAGTTCCTGGAGCTTGTTCCCCATGCGCGGTTCACCGACATACAGGATGCGGGACACATGGTGGCGGGCGACCGGAACGACGTCTTCGCTTCGGCAGTCGAAGACTTCCTCGTTGACCTGCGGTCGGGCGCGGAACAGGCCTGA
- a CDS encoding FAD-dependent oxidoreductase, which produces MTDTDQGADPIVVAGGGIGGLCAALALQQQGHKVVLLERASEISEVGAGLQLSPNACSVLAGFGLLDALEPYAHAPDNLRIWSARSGRQIARVELGSFIRQRHKQPLLGSSTGRIFNGSCWKGGAVDTGNYHPSFERGEGTLPRTPYDQLTCIFREGRQDRKPDLQGADRCGRGLVEDTAACPRPQERPFQRTGRVSRHGADRSGRSEIRKGHRAVVPSGLSSRALPIRGARELNIVVLAKEDWGDETWSAEADKEAVVRVFKDWPAETRNLLNTPRQWLKWALCSVEASGPWSHGNLVLMGDAAHAMLPFMAQGAAMAIEDAAILAKHLPKDVENIPAASGRLSGNANPGQPGYRVFHSATRARFTSPVPWPLREIPSSVSQSPGNLPSVSTTFMAGHPINKTSLA; this is translated from the coding sequence ATGACCGACACCGACCAAGGCGCCGATCCGATTGTTGTTGCAGGTGGCGGCATCGGCGGTCTTTGCGCCGCCCTCGCCCTGCAGCAACAGGGGCACAAAGTCGTTCTGCTTGAGCGCGCCAGCGAGATATCGGAAGTCGGTGCCGGGCTTCAGCTCTCCCCCAATGCCTGTTCCGTGCTTGCGGGATTCGGGCTTCTCGACGCTTTGGAGCCCTATGCTCATGCCCCGGACAACCTCAGGATCTGGTCGGCCCGGTCCGGCAGGCAGATCGCGCGCGTCGAACTCGGCAGCTTCATCAGGCAGCGGCACAAGCAACCCCTTCTGGGGTCATCCACCGGGCGGATCTTCAACGGGTCCTGTTGGAAAGGTGGCGCAGTCGACACCGGGAATTACCATCCGTCTTTCGAGCGAGGTGAAGGGACCTTACCGCGGACACCTTACGATCAGCTCACCTGCATCTTCCGCGAAGGGCGACAGGACCGAAAGCCTGACCTGCAAGGCGCTGATCGGTGCGGACGGGGTCTGGTCGAAGACACGGCAGCATGTCCCCGGCCACAAGAACGCCCGTTTCAGCGGACAGGTCGCGTATCGCGCCACGGTGCCGATCGATCAGGTCGATCCGAAATTCGCAAAGGACACCGGGCTGTGGTTCCATCGGGACTGTCATCTCGTGCATTACCCATTCGCGGCGCGCGTGAGCTGAACATCGTTGTGCTGGCCAAGGAAGACTGGGGAGACGAGACCTGGTCGGCAGAGGCCGACAAGGAAGCCGTCGTGCGTGTTTTCAAGGACTGGCCCGCCGAAACGAGGAACCTCCTCAACACCCCGAGGCAATGGCTCAAGTGGGCCTTGTGCAGCGTGGAAGCCTCCGGCCCCTGGTCGCATGGCAATCTTGTCCTGATGGGTGATGCGGCGCATGCCATGCTGCCTTTCATGGCCCAGGGCGCGGCAATGGCCATAGAAGACGCTGCGATACTTGCGAAGCACCTTCCAAAGGACGTGGAGAACATTCCGGCGGCCTCAGGGCGTTTGAGCGGGAACGCAAACCCAGGGCAGCCCGGATACAGGGTATTTCATTCGGCAACGCGCGCACGTTTCACTTCTCCGGTCCCATGGCCTTTGCGCGAGATTCCGTCCTCCGTCTCACAAAGCCCAGGAAACTTGCCGAGCGTTTCGACCACATTTATGGCTGGACACCCGATCAATAAGACGTCTTTGGCTTGA
- a CDS encoding zinc-finger domain-containing protein: protein MADQVVPHFQNTSGHDSVAIGTRKFMCIGAKPPFDHPHVFLDMGTENEIVCPYCSTLYKFDATLEAEESSPNDCNWTPEAA, encoded by the coding sequence ATGGCGGATCAGGTTGTCCCGCACTTTCAGAACACAAGCGGACACGATTCGGTCGCGATCGGCACACGCAAATTCATGTGCATCGGCGCGAAACCTCCGTTCGATCATCCCCATGTGTTCCTGGACATGGGCACGGAAAACGAAATCGTTTGCCCCTATTGCTCCACGCTCTACAAGTTCGACGCGACGCTCGAGGCTGAGGAATCGTCTCCGAACGACTGCAACTGGACACCGGAAGCCGCCTGA
- a CDS encoding PilZ domain-containing protein, giving the protein MDAGLAAAPEGSKTLQVTDRRRHQRVQVDILGRFMLEDRREYPCQIIDMSPGGMAMITPVEGRVGERVVAYLDHLSRVEGRISRVIDGGFAVELRNTARKRDKIANVLTWLANRDELNLPEDRRHDRFVPKNPMTKMVLPDGSEHVCRIIDVSLSGAAIATDSTPEMGDPITLGKMQARVIRRIEGGIAVEFAAVQSRELLEHHISAPD; this is encoded by the coding sequence ATGGACGCCGGATTGGCAGCAGCACCAGAGGGAAGCAAAACGCTTCAGGTCACGGACCGCAGACGGCACCAGCGTGTTCAGGTCGATATACTTGGCCGCTTCATGTTGGAAGACCGCCGGGAGTATCCCTGCCAGATAATCGACATGTCTCCCGGAGGCATGGCCATGATCACGCCGGTCGAGGGTCGCGTCGGAGAACGGGTCGTTGCCTATCTCGATCACCTCAGCCGTGTCGAAGGGCGCATTTCGCGCGTGATCGACGGCGGCTTCGCCGTTGAACTCAGAAACACCGCACGCAAGCGCGACAAGATAGCCAACGTACTGACCTGGCTCGCCAACCGGGATGAACTGAACCTTCCCGAGGACAGGCGCCATGACCGGTTCGTGCCGAAAAATCCGATGACGAAAATGGTCCTGCCGGATGGTTCGGAGCATGTGTGCCGGATTATCGATGTTTCGCTCTCCGGCGCCGCGATCGCCACAGACAGCACACCCGAAATGGGCGATCCGATCACGCTCGGCAAGATGCAGGCGCGGGTTATCCGCCGGATCGAGGGTGGTATTGCCGTCGAATTCGCAGCGGTTCAGAGCCGCGAACTGCTGGAACACCATATCTCCGCACCCGACTGA
- the gpt gene encoding xanthine phosphoribosyltransferase: MENSSQNKAFPVSWDMFHRDSRALAWRLSSEGEWKAIVCITRGGLVPAGIVARELGIRTIETVCIASYHDYDNQGQLKVIKPIDPKVVDLEDGEGSGVLVIDDLVDTGKTLKVVREMLPKAHYATVYAKPVGVPMVDTFITEVSQDTWIYFPWDMGWQFQPPLSKDTAG, translated from the coding sequence ATGGAGAACTCCTCTCAAAACAAGGCATTCCCTGTATCCTGGGACATGTTCCACCGCGACTCGCGCGCGCTTGCCTGGCGGTTGTCGAGCGAAGGCGAATGGAAAGCCATCGTCTGCATCACGCGCGGCGGCCTCGTTCCGGCAGGGATCGTCGCCCGCGAGCTCGGGATACGAACGATTGAGACCGTCTGCATTGCCTCCTATCACGACTATGACAACCAGGGGCAGCTCAAGGTCATCAAGCCGATCGACCCGAAAGTCGTCGATCTTGAAGACGGCGAAGGCAGCGGCGTGCTCGTGATCGACGATCTCGTCGATACCGGAAAGACCCTCAAGGTCGTGCGCGAAATGCTGCCCAAGGCACATTATGCGACCGTCTACGCGAAACCGGTGGGCGTGCCGATGGTGGACACCTTCATCACGGAAGTCTCGCAGGATACCTGGATCTATTTCCCATGGGACATGGGCTGGCAGTTCCAGCCGCCGCTGTCGAAGGACACCGCCGGCTGA
- a CDS encoding gamma carbonic anhydrase family protein gives MPIFTLDGRAPEFPAGGDCWVAPNATLIGDIRLLEEASVWFGAILRGDNEPVTVGARSNVQDGCVFHTDMGYPLTIGADCTIGHNAILHGCTIRDNSLIGMGATILNGAVIGSNCIVGANALIGEGKEIPDNSLVVGVPGKVVRVLPAEAAENIRKSAEGYVRNWRRYKAVLSEA, from the coding sequence ATGCCTATCTTCACTCTCGACGGACGTGCACCCGAATTCCCCGCCGGCGGCGATTGCTGGGTCGCGCCCAACGCGACCCTCATCGGCGATATCCGGCTCTTAGAAGAAGCGAGCGTCTGGTTCGGGGCGATCCTGCGCGGCGACAATGAACCGGTGACGGTCGGTGCGCGATCAAACGTCCAGGACGGCTGTGTTTTTCACACCGACATGGGGTACCCGCTGACCATCGGAGCCGACTGCACGATCGGACACAACGCGATCCTTCATGGCTGCACCATCAGGGACAACTCCCTGATCGGAATGGGAGCCACCATCCTGAATGGTGCCGTTATCGGGTCGAACTGCATTGTCGGCGCGAATGCGCTGATCGGCGAAGGCAAGGAAATCCCCGACAATTCGCTTGTCGTTGGGGTTCCGGGCAAGGTTGTGCGCGTGCTACCCGCGGAGGCAGCTGAAAACATTCGCAAATCGGCAGAAGGCTATGTGCGCAACTGGCGCCGTTACAAGGCCGTTCTCTCCGAAGCCTGA